The following proteins come from a genomic window of Pirellula staleyi DSM 6068:
- a CDS encoding serine/threonine-protein kinase, with product MSTTAATQAWDELAQRLDRFVEAWEVGPPSIADFLPNEPLTLRKLVLTELIKVDLELRAGNGALLLLENYAEAFPELLENGEPPCDLIYEEYHVRRNQQTNVTAGEYYERFPKSAPALRRLLGAQPTSMTTAMFPARRMEGFVAGQRLDDFELLVELGKGAFGCVFLARQLSMQRLVALKISADKGSEPQTLAQLDHPNIVRVFDQRLLAERKLRLLYMQYAPGGTLHEVLDRVRTLPDHSRSGGLLVAAVSESLARGGLLTGEESSWKRRVSKQSWAETICRIGSQLAQALDYAHKQGVLHRDVKPANVLLSADAVPKLADFNISFSSQLDGATPAAYFGGSLAYMSPEQLEACNPVHERSPAELDGRSDLYSLAVMLWELLYGERPFRDSHLQSGWTATLEDMTNIRRQAPPKRPEHLTTVDPLKQRIERVLTRALDADPNNRPADGNAFARDLLLCLNPRAWDMLHELGSGWRSFIRHRPMISLILVNFPPFAIFGAFNFFFNRHAVIVPNPELVPAFDRVSVILNTFFFPLGLILGTYFSWRVASAVKLVATGQTVSDEFSLQARRRALWLGHVIAWIGSVEWIVAGFAFPLGIHFLSGKYPPYVHFILSQTTCGLVSAGLPFLATSWLAIRVFYPTLLGPHPPDISDQRQLARLAKHSNISLLTAGVVPLLGLFMVAFWVKSEPVYSGLFIGASVLALLAAYLIHQQIRSDLAALSVATRPIDSDGASTDTVEGF from the coding sequence ATGAGCACCACCGCCGCCACGCAAGCTTGGGATGAACTTGCACAACGGCTCGATCGTTTTGTGGAAGCGTGGGAGGTGGGACCTCCGAGCATCGCCGACTTTTTGCCCAACGAGCCACTGACGCTCCGCAAGCTGGTCCTCACCGAGCTGATTAAGGTTGACCTCGAACTCCGCGCTGGGAACGGCGCGCTGCTACTGCTCGAAAACTACGCCGAGGCCTTTCCCGAACTGCTCGAAAATGGGGAGCCCCCCTGCGATTTGATTTATGAGGAATACCACGTTCGTCGCAATCAGCAGACGAATGTGACGGCGGGAGAATACTACGAACGTTTTCCCAAATCGGCCCCTGCCCTGCGACGTTTGCTCGGCGCTCAGCCGACGTCGATGACCACGGCGATGTTTCCCGCGCGGCGGATGGAAGGGTTTGTCGCGGGACAGCGGCTCGACGATTTCGAGCTGCTCGTGGAGCTTGGAAAGGGTGCGTTCGGCTGTGTGTTTCTCGCGCGGCAGCTGTCGATGCAGCGGCTCGTGGCGCTGAAGATCTCCGCCGATAAAGGGAGCGAGCCCCAAACCCTCGCGCAGCTCGATCACCCCAACATCGTGCGCGTGTTCGATCAGCGTCTGCTCGCCGAACGAAAGCTGCGTCTGCTCTACATGCAGTATGCTCCGGGTGGCACGCTCCACGAAGTGCTCGACCGCGTACGTACACTTCCCGATCATTCGCGCAGTGGCGGGCTGCTAGTCGCAGCGGTGAGTGAATCGCTCGCGCGCGGTGGACTCTTGACCGGCGAAGAATCGAGCTGGAAACGACGCGTGAGCAAGCAAAGCTGGGCCGAAACGATTTGCCGCATCGGCTCGCAGCTCGCGCAGGCACTCGACTATGCCCACAAGCAAGGAGTGCTCCATCGCGACGTCAAGCCTGCCAACGTTTTACTCTCGGCCGATGCGGTCCCTAAGCTGGCCGACTTCAATATCAGCTTTAGTTCGCAGCTCGACGGCGCGACACCGGCCGCCTATTTTGGCGGCAGCTTGGCCTACATGTCCCCCGAGCAGCTCGAGGCCTGCAATCCGGTCCACGAGCGCAGCCCGGCCGAACTCGATGGACGTAGCGATCTCTATTCGCTCGCCGTCATGCTGTGGGAATTGCTCTACGGCGAACGTCCGTTTCGCGATAGTCATTTGCAATCGGGCTGGACAGCCACGCTCGAAGATATGACGAACATTCGGCGGCAAGCGCCCCCCAAACGCCCCGAGCATCTGACGACGGTCGATCCGCTGAAGCAGCGCATCGAGCGGGTCCTTACGCGAGCACTCGATGCCGATCCTAATAACCGCCCTGCCGACGGAAATGCCTTCGCGCGCGATCTGCTCTTGTGCCTCAATCCGCGTGCCTGGGACATGCTTCACGAACTCGGCAGCGGCTGGCGCAGCTTCATTCGCCATCGGCCGATGATCTCGCTGATTCTCGTCAATTTTCCTCCGTTTGCGATCTTCGGCGCGTTCAATTTCTTCTTCAATCGCCACGCAGTGATTGTGCCGAATCCCGAACTGGTACCCGCATTCGACCGGGTGTCGGTGATCCTCAATACGTTCTTCTTTCCGCTGGGGCTGATTCTCGGCACCTACTTTTCGTGGCGCGTGGCGTCGGCTGTGAAACTGGTGGCGACTGGCCAAACAGTCTCCGACGAGTTCTCGCTCCAAGCACGCCGACGAGCCCTCTGGCTCGGGCATGTGATCGCTTGGATCGGGTCGGTCGAGTGGATCGTCGCTGGTTTTGCGTTTCCTCTGGGGATTCATTTTTTATCGGGCAAGTATCCGCCGTACGTCCATTTCATCCTCTCGCAAACGACATGTGGGCTCGTTAGCGCGGGGCTCCCGTTTTTGGCGACCAGCTGGCTCGCGATCCGGGTTTTCTACCCCACTCTGCTGGGGCCCCATCCGCCCGACATTAGCGACCAGCGACAGCTCGCACGCCTGGCAAAGCACAGCAACATCTCGCTGCTGACAGCCGGTGTGGTGCCGCTGCTCGGGCTCTTCATGGTCGCCTTTTGGGTGAAAAGCGAACCGGTCTACTCCGGGCTGTTCATCGGCGCCAGTGTGCTGGCCCTCCTGGCGGCATATTTGATCCACCAGCAAATTCGTAGCGATCTCGCCGCGCTCAGCGTCGCTACGCGGCCGATCGATAGCGACGGAGCTTCAACCGACACGGTCGAGGGGTTCTAG
- a CDS encoding transglutaminase family protein translates to MIGLSPGSSLDRHGFLTFPFSLAGGLMLLRVGFEISFQSPQPAPMVAMLYMHPSRDATVKKAEQLQVHPNVPISTYFDIYGNRCGRIVAPAGRISFRNEAVVEDCGLPDLQVPSAMQAPVEQLPSEVLLYLLASRYCEVDSELKNIAWNLFSSTPPGWARVQAICDFAHKHIRFDYQLARATRTALEAYRERVGVCRDFMHLAITLCRCCNIPARYCTGYLGDIGVPPAASPMDFSAWFEAYLGGQWYSFDARNNTPRIGRVLMARGRDAADVALTTTFGVNTLTSFQVWTDEVK, encoded by the coding sequence GTGATTGGCCTCTCTCCCGGCTCATCGCTCGATCGACATGGATTCCTAACGTTTCCCTTCTCATTGGCCGGGGGTTTGATGCTGCTGCGTGTCGGATTCGAGATCTCGTTTCAATCGCCACAACCTGCTCCGATGGTGGCGATGCTCTATATGCATCCCTCACGCGATGCCACCGTGAAGAAAGCGGAACAGCTTCAAGTTCATCCTAATGTGCCGATCTCCACCTACTTCGACATCTACGGCAACCGCTGTGGTCGAATCGTAGCTCCTGCGGGACGCATCTCGTTTCGCAATGAAGCGGTGGTCGAAGATTGTGGTCTTCCCGATCTGCAAGTTCCCAGCGCAATGCAAGCGCCCGTAGAGCAGTTGCCCAGCGAAGTCCTCCTCTATTTGCTAGCGAGCCGCTACTGCGAAGTCGACAGCGAACTGAAAAACATTGCCTGGAATCTTTTTTCGTCGACACCACCAGGCTGGGCTCGAGTGCAAGCGATTTGTGACTTTGCCCATAAGCATATTCGTTTCGACTACCAATTAGCTCGCGCCACGCGCACGGCACTCGAGGCCTACCGCGAACGTGTCGGAGTTTGCCGCGACTTTATGCATCTAGCCATTACACTCTGTCGCTGCTGTAATATTCCGGCCCGCTATTGCACGGGCTATTTGGGAGATATTGGGGTTCCACCAGCGGCGAGCCCCATGGACTTTAGCGCCTGGTTTGAAGCCTACCTTGGTGGTCAGTGGTATTCGTTTGATGCGCGCAATAATACGCCGCGGATCGGGCGGGTGCTCATGGCGCGGGGGCGCGATGCAGCCGATGTGGCCCTCACCACCACGTTTGGAGTTAATACACTGACTTCGTTCCAAGTTTGGACCGACGAAGTGAAGTAA
- a CDS encoding PQQ-binding-like beta-propeller repeat protein, whose product MSIRRKLATLLMVMGTSATLVAAEPAGSWPQWRGPDRTGISSETGLLKDWSAKAPTLVWSVEGMGDGYASVSIADGMIYTTGNFADGQGVTCTSAETGKVVWTSKITSEPPKHSYEGSRCTPTIDGPHLYCVASSGAIVCLKRDGGEVVWKRDFKSEFGGKMMSGWGYSESPLVDGDWVLCTPGGKEAMVVALHKLTGDTVWQAAVPAIEGKGKDGAGYSSIIISNAAGVKQYVQLTGRGLVGIEAATGKFLWSYNDVANDVANIPTPIASGDYIFSSTGYQTGSALLKLVKEGTEIKAEEQYFLNADVLQNHHGGMILKDGHIYCGHRHNNGFPICVEMSTGKVVWGGETRGVGKGSAAVTLADGNLIFRYESGEVALIECTTEGYKLKGSFTPEYVSKKPCWAHPVVAGKRLYLREQDKLMCYDIKE is encoded by the coding sequence ATGTCGATTCGACGCAAACTTGCCACCTTGCTGATGGTGATGGGAACTAGCGCCACGCTTGTGGCTGCTGAACCGGCTGGCTCGTGGCCGCAATGGCGCGGTCCTGATCGAACCGGAATTTCGTCCGAGACAGGACTGCTGAAGGACTGGAGTGCGAAAGCGCCGACCTTGGTCTGGTCGGTCGAAGGAATGGGAGATGGCTACGCCAGCGTCTCGATCGCCGATGGCATGATCTATACGACGGGCAACTTTGCCGATGGTCAGGGAGTCACCTGCACGAGTGCCGAAACGGGCAAAGTCGTTTGGACTTCAAAAATCACGAGCGAGCCCCCGAAGCACAGCTACGAAGGTTCGCGCTGCACCCCCACGATCGATGGCCCGCATCTCTACTGCGTTGCCTCGAGTGGCGCGATTGTTTGCCTGAAGCGCGACGGGGGTGAAGTGGTTTGGAAGCGGGACTTCAAGTCGGAGTTCGGTGGCAAGATGATGTCGGGCTGGGGCTACAGCGAATCCCCCCTCGTCGATGGCGACTGGGTCCTCTGCACTCCTGGTGGCAAAGAGGCGATGGTCGTTGCCCTCCATAAACTAACGGGTGACACCGTCTGGCAGGCAGCGGTCCCTGCCATCGAAGGGAAAGGAAAAGATGGTGCCGGCTATTCGTCGATCATCATTTCCAACGCGGCTGGCGTGAAGCAATACGTGCAGCTTACCGGGCGAGGTTTGGTTGGTATTGAAGCAGCCACCGGAAAGTTCCTCTGGAGCTACAACGATGTGGCCAACGACGTCGCCAACATCCCGACCCCGATTGCCAGCGGCGATTACATTTTCAGCAGCACTGGCTATCAAACCGGCTCGGCACTGCTGAAGCTCGTAAAAGAGGGGACGGAGATCAAAGCCGAAGAACAGTACTTCCTGAATGCCGACGTGCTGCAGAATCACCATGGCGGCATGATTCTGAAGGATGGACATATCTACTGTGGTCATCGCCACAATAATGGCTTTCCGATTTGCGTCGAGATGTCGACCGGCAAAGTGGTGTGGGGTGGCGAAACGCGTGGCGTTGGTAAAGGTTCCGCCGCAGTGACCTTGGCCGATGGAAACCTGATTTTCCGCTACGAAAGTGGCGAAGTAGCGCTCATCGAATGCACCACCGAGGGGTACAAGCTCAAGGGTTCGTTTACCCCCGAGTATGTGAGCAAGAAACCTTGCTGGGCCCATCCCGTGGTGGCTGGCAAACGGCTCTACTTGCGCGAGCAAGACAAGCTGATGTGCTACGACATCAAGGAATAA
- a CDS encoding sigma-70 family RNA polymerase sigma factor yields MTIDDTSLHAAVRQGSTEALAQLIEMRRPHLMAFIERELGAALRRKVEVDDVFQETAAEAVRALPGADLTQREPFSWLCQIAERRIIDLHRKFFDAQKRDAAREVPLAAPAGSDSHSGGLINMLVASMTTASQAFSRNVREAKLMDAIATLPEEQREALRLRYIENLPSKEIAQKLGKSDAAIRVMLTRSLKKLQEILDKTLEK; encoded by the coding sequence ATGACCATCGACGACACTTCTTTGCATGCCGCTGTTCGCCAAGGGAGCACCGAGGCGCTAGCGCAGCTGATCGAGATGCGTCGGCCCCATTTGATGGCGTTTATCGAGCGGGAACTTGGCGCCGCACTTCGTCGGAAGGTGGAAGTGGACGACGTGTTTCAAGAGACTGCGGCCGAAGCGGTGCGCGCCTTGCCTGGCGCCGATCTTACGCAGCGCGAGCCCTTTTCGTGGCTCTGCCAAATCGCGGAGCGACGGATCATCGACCTGCATCGCAAATTTTTCGATGCTCAAAAACGAGATGCCGCGCGCGAAGTGCCACTCGCAGCACCCGCTGGAAGCGATTCCCACAGTGGCGGGCTGATCAACATGCTCGTCGCCAGCATGACCACCGCCAGCCAGGCCTTCTCGCGCAATGTACGAGAAGCCAAGCTGATGGACGCCATCGCCACACTTCCCGAAGAACAGCGCGAGGCGCTCCGGCTGCGCTACATCGAAAACTTACCCTCGAAAGAGATCGCGCAAAAACTTGGCAAAAGCGACGCCGCCATTCGAGTGATGCTCACCCGCAGCCTCAAAAAATTGCAAGAGATCCTCGACAAGACCCTCGAAAAATAG
- a CDS encoding gamma-glutamylcyclotransferase family protein gives MDVWYFAYGSNLLRSQMERRVGPARETPDAPRRAYLAGHQVVFNKFGRNNIDIYANLAPADSTVIGAVYCCDAVAMQKLDGFEQGYERKTVLVTDDAGAQFEAVAYFATPEHTVEEAPPTDAYLRRIVEGAREFGIPEPYVVSLLRQAGRADDWA, from the coding sequence ATGGATGTTTGGTATTTTGCCTACGGTAGTAATTTGCTGCGCTCGCAAATGGAGCGGCGCGTGGGACCAGCGCGCGAAACGCCCGATGCTCCTCGGCGGGCCTATTTGGCGGGCCATCAAGTGGTGTTCAACAAGTTTGGGCGCAACAATATCGACATCTATGCCAATCTGGCACCTGCTGACAGCACGGTAATTGGGGCTGTCTACTGCTGCGATGCTGTCGCCATGCAAAAACTCGACGGTTTCGAGCAAGGCTACGAGCGCAAAACGGTGCTCGTCACCGACGATGCAGGAGCGCAATTCGAGGCGGTCGCTTATTTTGCGACCCCCGAGCACACGGTCGAAGAAGCCCCGCCGACCGATGCCTACCTCCGCCGCATTGTGGAGGGGGCTCGCGAGTTCGGCATTCCCGAACCTTACGTCGTGTCGCTCCTCCGCCAGGCAGGTCGCGCCGACGACTGGGCTTAA